The Prunus persica cultivar Lovell chromosome G8, Prunus_persica_NCBIv2, whole genome shotgun sequence genome includes a region encoding these proteins:
- the LOC18767378 gene encoding protein PHOSPHATE STARVATION RESPONSE 1 isoform X2 — translation MEARPALSIQRSAAKQFTHLGVSAAMSSSLPVLPTSMEETYPKLPDSQQVSMERELMTRPVVHAGHLTSNSGVVGHIFSSSSGFSTDLHYSALSPHEKQPKNNPFISQSSSSGCLPLPHSSHSGFLQSTSSCPYSKGNSGSWCTDSLPGFLDFPVNNHIENSQVESSSCSGILPAEEFVKRNDWQEWADQLITDDDALTSNWNELLVDNNVTDLEPKVPKPSSNFSAQQPQVHQQQPAPSGEIIPAPSRELIPAPSREIISVTAPSSANSAPAKARMRWTPELHEAFVEAVNQLGGSERATPKGVLKLMKVESLTIYHVKSHLQKYRTARYRPESSEGSSEKKLTPIEEMTSLDLKTGIEITEALRLQMEVQKRLHEQLEIQRNLQLRIEEQGKYLQMMFEKQCKTGIDTLKASSSNLDDPADPLDAMQACPDKSELEPSKVDLGKTETDPVKANTKSEEGSLELSGKQKVPETEAPEDPELDVSVSSSQPPKRAKIKE, via the exons ATGGAGGCACGCCCTGCTTTGTCCATTCAGAGATCAGCTGCAAAACAGTTTACTCACCTGGGGGTCTCTGCAGCAATGTCTTCATCTTTACCAGTCCTTCCAACCTCTATGGAAGAGACATATCCCAAGTTGCCTGACTCCCAACAGGTGTCCATGGAAAGAGAACTTATGACAAGGCCTGTTGTGCATGCAGGTCACTTAACCTCCAACAGTGGAGTAGTTGGTCACAtattttcatcatcatcaggaTTCTCAACAGATCTTCACTACTCAGCTCTTTCACCTCATGAAAAACAGCCAAAAAACAATCCTTTCATTTCTCAGTCATCGAGTTCTGGGTGTTTGCCATTACCCCATTCTTCTCATTCAGGGTTTCTTCAATCTACATCGTCTTGTCCTTATTCCAAAGGAAACAGTGGTTCCTGGTGTACAGATTCACTGCCAGGTTTCCTTGATTTTCCTGTAAATAACCATATCGAGAATAGTCAAGTAGAGAGCAGTAGTTGTAGCGGGATTTTGCCTGCTGAAGAATTTGTTAAGCGAAATGATTGGCAGGAATGGGCAGACCAGCTAATTACTGATGATGATGCTTTGACTTCTAACTGGAATGAGCTTCTTGTTGACAACAATGTTACAGATCTGGAACCAAAG GTTCCCAAACCATCTTCGAATTTTTCAGCTCAGCAGCCCCAAGTTCATCAGCAACAACCTGCTCCATCTGGGGAAATCATTCCTGCTCCTTCTAGAGAACTCATTCCAGCTCCATCTAGGGAAATCATTTCTGTTACTGCTCCTTCCTCAGCTAATAGTGCCCCCGCCAAGGCGCGCATGCGTTGGACACCAGAACTCCATGAAGCCTTTGTGGAGGCTGTGAACCAACTTGGCGGTAGTGAAA GAGCAACTCCTAAGGGTGTGCTAAAGCTCATGAAAGTTGAAAGCTTGACTATCTATCATGTGAAAAGTCATTTGCAG AAATACAGGACTGCTAGGTACAGACCAGAGTCATCTGAAG GGTCCTCGGAGAAGAAATTAACTCCCATTGAAGAAATGACTTCTCTTGACTTGAAAAC GGGTATCGAGATCACTGAAGCTCTGCGGCTGCAGATGGAAGTTCAAAAACGGCTGCATGAACAGCTTGAG ATTCAAAGAAATCTACAATTACGGATAGAAGAACAAGGCAAGTATCTTCAAATGATGTTTGAGAAGCAATGCAAGACGGGTATCGACACGCTGAAGGCTTCATCATCGAATTTGGACGACCCCGCTGACCCTTTAGATGCAATGCAAGCTTGTCCTGACAAAAGTGAACTGGAGCCCTCCAAGGTGGACCTTGGTAAGACTGAAACTGATCCAGTTAAAGCCAACACCAAATCTGAAGAAGGCTCACTGGAGCTGTCAGGGAAGCAGAAGGTGCCTGAAACAGAAGCTCCTGAGGATCCTGAGCTAGATGTTTCTGTGTCCAGCTCCCAACCTCCAAAGCGtgccaaaataaaagaataa
- the LOC18767378 gene encoding protein PHOSPHATE STARVATION RESPONSE 1 isoform X1, translating to MEARPALSIQRSAAKQFTHLGVSAAMSSSLPVLPTSMEETYPKLPDSQQVSMERELMTRPVVHAGHLTSNSGVVGHIFSSSSGFSTDLHYSALSPHEKQPKNNPFISQSSSSGCLPLPHSSHSGFLQSTSSCPYSKGNSGSWCTDSLPGFLDFPVNNHIENSQVESSSCSGILPAEEFVKRNDWQEWADQLITDDDALTSNWNELLVDNNVTDLEPKIKYQVPKPSSNFSAQQPQVHQQQPAPSGEIIPAPSRELIPAPSREIISVTAPSSANSAPAKARMRWTPELHEAFVEAVNQLGGSERATPKGVLKLMKVESLTIYHVKSHLQKYRTARYRPESSEGSSEKKLTPIEEMTSLDLKTGIEITEALRLQMEVQKRLHEQLEIQRNLQLRIEEQGKYLQMMFEKQCKTGIDTLKASSSNLDDPADPLDAMQACPDKSELEPSKVDLGKTETDPVKANTKSEEGSLELSGKQKVPETEAPEDPELDVSVSSSQPPKRAKIKE from the exons ATGGAGGCACGCCCTGCTTTGTCCATTCAGAGATCAGCTGCAAAACAGTTTACTCACCTGGGGGTCTCTGCAGCAATGTCTTCATCTTTACCAGTCCTTCCAACCTCTATGGAAGAGACATATCCCAAGTTGCCTGACTCCCAACAGGTGTCCATGGAAAGAGAACTTATGACAAGGCCTGTTGTGCATGCAGGTCACTTAACCTCCAACAGTGGAGTAGTTGGTCACAtattttcatcatcatcaggaTTCTCAACAGATCTTCACTACTCAGCTCTTTCACCTCATGAAAAACAGCCAAAAAACAATCCTTTCATTTCTCAGTCATCGAGTTCTGGGTGTTTGCCATTACCCCATTCTTCTCATTCAGGGTTTCTTCAATCTACATCGTCTTGTCCTTATTCCAAAGGAAACAGTGGTTCCTGGTGTACAGATTCACTGCCAGGTTTCCTTGATTTTCCTGTAAATAACCATATCGAGAATAGTCAAGTAGAGAGCAGTAGTTGTAGCGGGATTTTGCCTGCTGAAGAATTTGTTAAGCGAAATGATTGGCAGGAATGGGCAGACCAGCTAATTACTGATGATGATGCTTTGACTTCTAACTGGAATGAGCTTCTTGTTGACAACAATGTTACAGATCTGGAACCAAAG ATAAAATATCAGGTTCCCAAACCATCTTCGAATTTTTCAGCTCAGCAGCCCCAAGTTCATCAGCAACAACCTGCTCCATCTGGGGAAATCATTCCTGCTCCTTCTAGAGAACTCATTCCAGCTCCATCTAGGGAAATCATTTCTGTTACTGCTCCTTCCTCAGCTAATAGTGCCCCCGCCAAGGCGCGCATGCGTTGGACACCAGAACTCCATGAAGCCTTTGTGGAGGCTGTGAACCAACTTGGCGGTAGTGAAA GAGCAACTCCTAAGGGTGTGCTAAAGCTCATGAAAGTTGAAAGCTTGACTATCTATCATGTGAAAAGTCATTTGCAG AAATACAGGACTGCTAGGTACAGACCAGAGTCATCTGAAG GGTCCTCGGAGAAGAAATTAACTCCCATTGAAGAAATGACTTCTCTTGACTTGAAAAC GGGTATCGAGATCACTGAAGCTCTGCGGCTGCAGATGGAAGTTCAAAAACGGCTGCATGAACAGCTTGAG ATTCAAAGAAATCTACAATTACGGATAGAAGAACAAGGCAAGTATCTTCAAATGATGTTTGAGAAGCAATGCAAGACGGGTATCGACACGCTGAAGGCTTCATCATCGAATTTGGACGACCCCGCTGACCCTTTAGATGCAATGCAAGCTTGTCCTGACAAAAGTGAACTGGAGCCCTCCAAGGTGGACCTTGGTAAGACTGAAACTGATCCAGTTAAAGCCAACACCAAATCTGAAGAAGGCTCACTGGAGCTGTCAGGGAAGCAGAAGGTGCCTGAAACAGAAGCTCCTGAGGATCCTGAGCTAGATGTTTCTGTGTCCAGCTCCCAACCTCCAAAGCGtgccaaaataaaagaataa